A genomic region of Nymphaea colorata isolate Beijing-Zhang1983 chromosome 2, ASM883128v2, whole genome shotgun sequence contains the following coding sequences:
- the LOC116247612 gene encoding uncharacterized protein LOC116247612 isoform X3 encodes MTEHSLWSHLPLLVRSNSKDSVEFILQTLWKTRKTGLDPYDRETIRGVLQLSNDAELDPVSLPRLKAMSWNMANQNDERVDHAAIINLKLQDDTQSVSGEVNVNFQITKDTLETMLKSMYYIRDQLSNVVSHWVRHQADSYRPMDSRKMFEDLLVRQSLCHLNVILNLDPVIYPQWSCLKARAPTQNPSLPAGCVLHTIKSVRTKLFTFDSISCFFLLICSLSDYRMISFV; translated from the exons ATGACAGAACACTCGCTCTGGAGCCATCTGCCATTGTTGGTGAGGTCTAACTCCAAGGACTCCGTCGAATTCATCCTCCAGACCCTCTGGAAGACACGCAAGACGGGGCTGGACCCCTATGACAGGGAAACCATTAGAGGCGTTCTCCAACTCTCAAACGACGCCGAACTCGACCCG GTTTCTCTGCCTCGTCTGAAGGCCATGTCGTGGAACATGGCCAATCAAAATGATGAGCGTGTAGATCATGCTGCTATCATCAATTTGAAG CTTCAAGACGATACCCAGTCAGTTTCTGGTGAAGTGAATGTCAATTTTCAAATAACAAAAGACACCCTGGAGACAATGTTGAAGTCAATGTATTATATAAGGGACCAGTTGTCAAATGTAGTATCTCACTG GGTGAGGCATCAAGCAGACAGCTACAGACCAATGGACAGCAGAAAGATGTTTGAAGATTTGCTTGTGAGGCAAAGTCTTTGTCATTTGAAT GTGATCCTGAACTTGGATCCAGTAATATACCCTCAGTGGAGTTGCCTAAAAGCTCGGGCCCCAACTCAAAATCCCAGTTTACCAGCAGGCTGTGTTCTGCACACAATAAAATCAGTAAGAACCAAACTGTTTACTTTTGACAGcattagttgtttctttttgctTATCTGTTCTCTGTCAGATTACAGAATGATCTCCTTTGTGTGA
- the LOC116247612 gene encoding uncharacterized protein LOC116247612 isoform X2, translating to MTEHSLWSHLPLLVRSNSKDSVEFILQTLWKTRKTGLDPYDRETIRGVLQLSNDAELDPLLVCLRTLIRKCVHGNCKRDEVQNLFPPEVSPEIRRLLTILLQKFQIEWQEDARDDKVSLPRLKAMSWNMANQNDERVDHAAIINLKLQDDTQSVSGEVNVNFQITKDTLETMLKSMYYIRDQLSNVVSHWVRHQADSYRPMDSRKMFEDLLVRQSLCHLNVILNLDPVIYPQWSCLKARAPTQNPSLPAGCVLHTIKSVIQRVRLPC from the exons ATGACAGAACACTCGCTCTGGAGCCATCTGCCATTGTTGGTGAGGTCTAACTCCAAGGACTCCGTCGAATTCATCCTCCAGACCCTCTGGAAGACACGCAAGACGGGGCTGGACCCCTATGACAGGGAAACCATTAGAGGCGTTCTCCAACTCTCAAACGACGCCGAACTCGACCCG CTATTGGTATGCCTTCGTACCTTGATCCGCAAGTGTGTACATGGAAATTGCAAAAGAGATGAGGTCCAGAATCTTTTCCCTCCTGAAGTCTCACCTGAAATACGAAGATTACTTACCATTTTACTACAGAAGTTTCAGATAGAATGGCAAGAGGATGCACGTGATGACAAG GTTTCTCTGCCTCGTCTGAAGGCCATGTCGTGGAACATGGCCAATCAAAATGATGAGCGTGTAGATCATGCTGCTATCATCAATTTGAAG CTTCAAGACGATACCCAGTCAGTTTCTGGTGAAGTGAATGTCAATTTTCAAATAACAAAAGACACCCTGGAGACAATGTTGAAGTCAATGTATTATATAAGGGACCAGTTGTCAAATGTAGTATCTCACTG GGTGAGGCATCAAGCAGACAGCTACAGACCAATGGACAGCAGAAAGATGTTTGAAGATTTGCTTGTGAGGCAAAGTCTTTGTCATTTGAAT GTGATCCTGAACTTGGATCCAGTAATATACCCTCAGTGGAGTTGCCTAAAAGCTCGGGCCCCAACTCAAAATCCCAGTTTACCAGCAGGCTGTGTTCTGCACACAATAAAATCA GTCATCCAGAGGGTCAGGCTGCCTTGCTGA
- the LOC116247612 gene encoding uncharacterized protein LOC116247612 isoform X1: MTEHSLWSHLPLLVRSNSKDSVEFILQTLWKTRKTGLDPYDRETIRGVLQLSNDAELDPLLVCLRTLIRKCVHGNCKRDEVQNLFPPEVSPEIRRLLTILLQKFQIEWQEDARDDKVSLPRLKAMSWNMANQNDERVDHAAIINLKLQDDTQSVSGEVNVNFQITKDTLETMLKSMYYIRDQLSNVVSHWVRHQADSYRPMDSRKMFEDLLVRQSLCHLNVILNLDPVIYPQWSCLKARAPTQNPSLPAGCVLHTIKSVRTKLFTFDSISCFFLLICSLSDYRMISFV, from the exons ATGACAGAACACTCGCTCTGGAGCCATCTGCCATTGTTGGTGAGGTCTAACTCCAAGGACTCCGTCGAATTCATCCTCCAGACCCTCTGGAAGACACGCAAGACGGGGCTGGACCCCTATGACAGGGAAACCATTAGAGGCGTTCTCCAACTCTCAAACGACGCCGAACTCGACCCG CTATTGGTATGCCTTCGTACCTTGATCCGCAAGTGTGTACATGGAAATTGCAAAAGAGATGAGGTCCAGAATCTTTTCCCTCCTGAAGTCTCACCTGAAATACGAAGATTACTTACCATTTTACTACAGAAGTTTCAGATAGAATGGCAAGAGGATGCACGTGATGACAAG GTTTCTCTGCCTCGTCTGAAGGCCATGTCGTGGAACATGGCCAATCAAAATGATGAGCGTGTAGATCATGCTGCTATCATCAATTTGAAG CTTCAAGACGATACCCAGTCAGTTTCTGGTGAAGTGAATGTCAATTTTCAAATAACAAAAGACACCCTGGAGACAATGTTGAAGTCAATGTATTATATAAGGGACCAGTTGTCAAATGTAGTATCTCACTG GGTGAGGCATCAAGCAGACAGCTACAGACCAATGGACAGCAGAAAGATGTTTGAAGATTTGCTTGTGAGGCAAAGTCTTTGTCATTTGAAT GTGATCCTGAACTTGGATCCAGTAATATACCCTCAGTGGAGTTGCCTAAAAGCTCGGGCCCCAACTCAAAATCCCAGTTTACCAGCAGGCTGTGTTCTGCACACAATAAAATCAGTAAGAACCAAACTGTTTACTTTTGACAGcattagttgtttctttttgctTATCTGTTCTCTGTCAGATTACAGAATGATCTCCTTTGTGTGA
- the LOC116247612 gene encoding protein FAR1-RELATED SEQUENCE 3-like isoform X5: MTEHSLWSHLPLLVRSNSKDSVEFILQTLWKTRKTGLDPYDRETIRGVLQLSNDAELDPLLVCLRTLIRKCVHGNCKRDEVQNLFPPEVSPEIRRLLTILLQKFQIEWQEDARDDKVSLPRLKAMSWNMANQNDERVDHAAIINLKLQDDTQSVSGEVNVNFQITKDTLETMLKSMYYIRDQLSNVVSHWVRHQADSYRPMDSRKMFEDLLVRQSLCHLNV, translated from the exons ATGACAGAACACTCGCTCTGGAGCCATCTGCCATTGTTGGTGAGGTCTAACTCCAAGGACTCCGTCGAATTCATCCTCCAGACCCTCTGGAAGACACGCAAGACGGGGCTGGACCCCTATGACAGGGAAACCATTAGAGGCGTTCTCCAACTCTCAAACGACGCCGAACTCGACCCG CTATTGGTATGCCTTCGTACCTTGATCCGCAAGTGTGTACATGGAAATTGCAAAAGAGATGAGGTCCAGAATCTTTTCCCTCCTGAAGTCTCACCTGAAATACGAAGATTACTTACCATTTTACTACAGAAGTTTCAGATAGAATGGCAAGAGGATGCACGTGATGACAAG GTTTCTCTGCCTCGTCTGAAGGCCATGTCGTGGAACATGGCCAATCAAAATGATGAGCGTGTAGATCATGCTGCTATCATCAATTTGAAG CTTCAAGACGATACCCAGTCAGTTTCTGGTGAAGTGAATGTCAATTTTCAAATAACAAAAGACACCCTGGAGACAATGTTGAAGTCAATGTATTATATAAGGGACCAGTTGTCAAATGTAGTATCTCACTG GGTGAGGCATCAAGCAGACAGCTACAGACCAATGGACAGCAGAAAGATGTTTGAAGATTTGCTTGTGAGGCAAAGTCTTTGTCATTTGAAT GTTtaa
- the LOC116247611 gene encoding SNF1-related protein kinase regulatory subunit gamma-1, translating into MIPLAACIYVLSLSVERERERVSGREREMARAEEKLEIRLEGLKRPDYANSEALLVEELKSPEAKLGITVEELWRVQEPLLTPSEKLNSCFENIPVSSFPPSSLSQIIEINSHASLAEAVEILSKHKILSAPVRNVEAEEGAGWMDQYIGIVEFAGISVWLLHQSEDAERKADGSTVPGLVNGSLVGNAASSVPRPGKLGRSDSVASRGADFFEALTSSDFYKNTKVRDIAGSFRWAPFLALQSSDSFLTMLLLLSKYGMKSLPVVDLGEGKIDNVISQSSVVHILAECVRLPWFQNWGTKKLCELGLPVMKPNDLVKIYEDEPVLLAFNLMREKGIGGLPVVDSTGLKPLGNISIRDVQYLLTAPEMYKDFRSITAKNFLTAIRSHLLEHHESSPMLLGTIACRSSDTLQDVILKLDGEKIQRIYVEDEGGHLEGVITLRDIISKLVVEPPGYFGDFFDGVVPLPQNSRV; encoded by the exons ATGATCCCACTCGCCGCCTGCATATATGTCCTTTCTCTCTcggtcgagagagagagagagagagtgagtgggagagaaagagagatggctCGCGCAGAGGAAAAGTTGGAGATCAGGTTAGAGGGATTGAAGCGTCCGGACTACGCCAATTCGGAGGCTCTTCTTGTGGAGGAACTGAAGAGCCCAGAGGCAAAGCTTGGGATCACTGTGGAGGAGTTGTGGCGAGTCCAGGAACCGCTGCTCACCCCCTCAGAGAAGCTCAACTCCTGCTTCGAAAACATTCCAGTGTCTTCCTTCCCACCTTCCTCCCTGTCTCAGA TAATTGAGATCAATTCGCACGCGAGCTTGGCGGAGGCTGTCGAGATCCTGTCGAAACACAAGATTCTGAGTGCCCCTGTGAGGAACGTGGAGGCCGAAGAGGGTGCGGGTTGGATGGATCAGTACATAGGCATTGTTGAGTTCGCAGGCATTTCTGTTTGGCTTCTGCATCAG TCTGAAGATGCAGAAAGAAAGGCAGATGGGTCCACTGTACCTGGGCTTGTTAATGGAAGTTTAGTTGGTAATGCTGCTTCTAGTGTGCCCAGACCCGGAAAACTAGGACGCTCAGACTCTGTTGCTTCAAGGGGAGCAGACTTTTTTGAAGCCCTCACTTCATCAGATTTCTATAAGAATACAAAG GTTAGAGACATAGCTGGATCTTTCCGGTGGGCTCCTTTTCTTGCCCTTCAGAGCTCAGACTCTTTTCTGACCATGCTTCTGTTATTATCTAAGTACGGGATGAAAAGCCTTCCTGTAGTCGATCTTGGTGAAGGAAAGATTGATAATGTCATCTCACAATCTTCTGTTGTACACATATTAGCTGAATGTGTGCGGCTTCCTTGGTTTCAGAATTGGGGCACAAAGAAACTATGTGAACTTGGCCTTCCAGTTATGAAACCTAATGACTTAGTCAAG ATTTATGAGGATGAACCTGTCCTTCTGGCCTTTAATCTGATGAGAGAAAAGGGGATTGGTGGGCTTCCAGTTGTCGACAGTACCGGATTGAAACCACTTGGAAATATTAGCATAAGGGATGTGCAATATCTTCTGACTGCACCCGAGATGTACAAGGATTTCAG ATCAATCACTGCCAAGAACTTTCTGACAGCCATTAGAAGCCACCTGTTGGAGCACCATGAATCTTCCCCTATGCTGCTGGGAACAATTGCTTGCAGGAGCAGTGACACATTACAAGATGTTATTTTGAAGCTCGATGGTGAAAAGATACAGAGAATATACGTTGAAGACGAAGGAGGTCACCTGGAGGGAGTCATAACTTTAAGAGACATCATCTCCAAGCTTGTTGTGGAGCCACCCGGCTACTTTGGGGACTTCTTTGATGGGGTAGTACCTCTACCCCAGAACAGCAGAGTCTGA
- the LOC116247612 gene encoding uncharacterized protein LOC116247612 isoform X4, whose amino-acid sequence MTEHSLWSHLPLLVRSNSKDSVEFILQTLWKTRKTGLDPYDRETIRGVLQLSNDAELDPLLVCLRTLIRKCVHGNCKRDEVQNLFPPEVSPEIRRLLTILLQKFQIEWQEDARDDKVSLPRLKAMSWNMANQNDERVDHAAIINLKLQDDTQSVSGEVNVNFQITKDTLETMLKSMYYIRDQLSNVVSHWVRHQADSYRPMDSRKMFEDLLVRQSLCHLNVIQRVRLPC is encoded by the exons ATGACAGAACACTCGCTCTGGAGCCATCTGCCATTGTTGGTGAGGTCTAACTCCAAGGACTCCGTCGAATTCATCCTCCAGACCCTCTGGAAGACACGCAAGACGGGGCTGGACCCCTATGACAGGGAAACCATTAGAGGCGTTCTCCAACTCTCAAACGACGCCGAACTCGACCCG CTATTGGTATGCCTTCGTACCTTGATCCGCAAGTGTGTACATGGAAATTGCAAAAGAGATGAGGTCCAGAATCTTTTCCCTCCTGAAGTCTCACCTGAAATACGAAGATTACTTACCATTTTACTACAGAAGTTTCAGATAGAATGGCAAGAGGATGCACGTGATGACAAG GTTTCTCTGCCTCGTCTGAAGGCCATGTCGTGGAACATGGCCAATCAAAATGATGAGCGTGTAGATCATGCTGCTATCATCAATTTGAAG CTTCAAGACGATACCCAGTCAGTTTCTGGTGAAGTGAATGTCAATTTTCAAATAACAAAAGACACCCTGGAGACAATGTTGAAGTCAATGTATTATATAAGGGACCAGTTGTCAAATGTAGTATCTCACTG GGTGAGGCATCAAGCAGACAGCTACAGACCAATGGACAGCAGAAAGATGTTTGAAGATTTGCTTGTGAGGCAAAGTCTTTGTCATTTGAAT GTCATCCAGAGGGTCAGGCTGCCTTGCTGA
- the LOC116248791 gene encoding pentatricopeptide repeat-containing protein At1g79540-like, protein MNLRILSKTTIRKSFHESVSRAFSSSSQLTFAQLPSLFLAPLPRPPSPSASVVLNGECQSVSEKIVGILKDDTPIDAAFHKWADVLSQEMVSWILAELDNVKREFRFFAWAMREKRLRSWASHGFMIRSLVKNRGFDSAWESLEEMRKGHHLIVPQVFAVLISAYAESGMVEKAVEAFGKMGEFGSRPNTFTYNTILWTLIEERVFELALAVYNQMVKRDCRPNRSTFNILIDGLCKAGRMSDALLLFDEMTEKNIRPDTMTYTIVLSGLCRARRIDDAQLLLMNMEESGCSPDAISYNSLLDGFCKAGMIDRTSELLQSFRKNGFSLGLNGHSCLIDGLFRAGLFDNACKLFRNMVTEEIAPDCVLYTIMIKGLCSSGRLDDAFGILKEMTEKGLVPDTYCYNTLIKGLCDCGFLDRARSLQLEISKTDCFPDSATYTILICGLCKEGLISDAEKIFNEMGKLGCLPTVVTFNSLINGLCNAGHLRQAHILFYRMEMGSNPSLFLRLSQGADRVHNKDELREMVEKLCDSGQILKAYKLLKGLAASGVLPDIVTYNILINGLCKHKNIDGAFKLFNELQIKGYQPDSITYNTLIDGLQRVNRDDDAFSVFEQMVKYGCTPGLEVYNAVMGCLCRKGKVAQACTLWLRYVSSQANHSDKEARTIEVVQGYVDQGDVVGAVKELVDLDVRRNMSDSSPYVIWLVGLCKAARVDEALEIFYILQECNLDISLSTCVVLINCLLQEGRLLLAIEVFLYALGKGFILTPPICNRLLRHLCLSDREKEALEIVQRMSDAGYDLEIYLHRSTKSLLYDWNR, encoded by the coding sequence TCGTCGGCATTCTGAAAGATGATACGCCCATCGATGCCGCGTTCCATAAGTGGGCGGACGTCCTCTCCCAGGAAATGGTGTCATGGATCCTCGCGGAGCTCGATAACGTGAAGCGGGAGTTCCGTTTCTTCGCGTGGGCGATGAGGGAGAAGCGTTTGAGGAGCTGGGCGTCCCATGGGTTCATGATTCGGTCGCTGGTAAAGAATCGCGGGTTCGATTCGGCATGGGAATCGCTCGAGGAGATGAGGAAGGGGCATCATCTGATTGTACCGCAGGTGTTCGCGGTGCTGATCTCGGCCTATGCAGAGTCAGGCATGGTGGAGAAGGCGGTTGAAGCGTTCGGGAAGATGGGAGAGTTCGGTTCTCGGCCGAACACTTTCACCTACAACACAATTCTCTGGACTCTCATCGAAGAAAGGGTGTTTGAGCTCGCCCTCGCAGTTTACAATCAGATGGTAAAGAGGGATTGCCGCCCGAACCGATCGACCTTCAATATTCTGATCGATGGTCTCTGCAAGGCCGGGAGGATGAGTGACGCCCTCTTACTGTTCGACGAAATGACGGAAAAAAATATTCGTCCGGACACCATGACCTATACGATCGTTCTTTCTGGACTCTGTAGAGCTAGAAGAATTGATGATGCGCAGTTGTTGTTGATGAACATGGAAGAGAGCGGGTGTAGTCCGGATGCCATTTCTTACAATTCGTTGTTAGATGGATTCTGTAAGGCCGGTATGATTGACAGAACATCGGAATTACTTCAATCGTTTCGGAAAAATGGCTTCAGTTTAGGATTGAATGGTCATAGTTGTttgattgatggattgtttaGAGCTGGTCTGTTTGATAACGCTTGCAAATTATTTAGGAACATGGTAACGGAGGAAATAGCTCCTGACTGTGTTCTCTACACCATTATGATCAAAGGGTTATGCAGTTCGGGCAGACTAGACGATGCTTTTGGAATCCTGAAAGAGATGACAGAAAAGGGACTCGTTCCTGACACATATTGCTATAACACGTTGATTAAAGGTCTTTGCGATTGTGGTTTTCTGGATCGAGCTCGGTCGCTCCAGCTTGAGATTTCGAAAACCGATTGCTTCCCCGATTCTGCGACGTATACAATTCTCATCTGCGGATTGTGCAAGGAAGGTTTAATTTCTGACGCCGAGAAGATATTCAACGAGATGGGGAAGCTCGGATGTCTTCCCACAGTAGTGACATTCAACTCCCTCATAAATGGGTTATGTAACGCTGGGCATCTACGGCAAGCGCACATTTTGTTCTATAGGATGGAAATGGGGAGCAATCCTTCCCTCTTTCTTCGTCTATCACAAGGTGCTGATCGTGTTCACAACAAGGATGAACTTCGGGAGATGGTTGAGAAACTCTGTGATTCTGGGCAAATTCTCAAGGCTTACAAGCTCTTGAAGGGGCTTGCTGCGAGTGGAGTTCTTCCAGATATAGTAACCTACAATATATTGATCAATGGCCTCTGCAAACATAAGAACATTGATGGAGCGTTCAAGCTCTTCAATGAGCTGCAGATAAAGGGCTACCAACCTGATTCAATCACCTATAATACCCTCATTGATGGTCTTCAACGGGTCAATAGAGACGATGATGCCTTCAGCGTGTTCGAGCAGATGGTTAAATATGGCTGTACTCCAGGCCTGGAGGTTTACAATGCAGTCATGGGTTGCCTGTGCAGAAAGGGGAAAGTTGCTCAAGCATGCACTCTTTGGTTGAGGTACGTATCATCTCAGGCCAATCATTCTGACAAAGAAGCAAGAACAATAGAAGTAGTGCAGGGATATGTGGACCAAGGGGACGTAGTTGGTGCAGTTAAAGAGCTGGTAGATTTGGACGTCAGACGCAACATGTCTGATTCGTCACCATATGTAATTTGGCTTGTTGGCTTGTGCAAGGCTGCAAGAGTAGATGAAGCACTGGagattttttatattcttcaagaATGCAACCTTGACATCAGTCTCAGCACTTGTGTAGTGCTTATAAATTGCCTCTTGCAGGAAGGGAGGTTACTTTTAGCTATAGAAGTATTTTTGTACGCATTAGGGAAGGGTTTTATATTAACCCCGCCAATATGCAATAGATTGCTACGGCATCTTTGCTTAAGTGACAGAGAGAAGGAGGCTCTGGAAATTGTGCAGAGAATGAGTGATGCGGGATATGATTTAGAGATTTACCTTCATCGTTCTACGAAATCTCTTCTGTATGATTGGAACAGATGA
- the LOC116247612 gene encoding protein FAR1-RELATED SEQUENCE 3-like isoform X6, which translates to MTEHSLWSHLPLLVRSNSKDSVEFILQTLWKTRKTGLDPYDRETIRGVLQLSNDAELDPLLVCLRTLIRKCVHGNCKRDEVQNLFPPEVSPEIRRLLTILLQKFQIEWQEDARDDKVSLPRLKAMSWNMANQNDERVDHAAIINLKLQDDTQSVSGEVNVNFQITKDTLETMLKSMYYIRDQLSNGEASSRQLQTNGQQKDV; encoded by the exons ATGACAGAACACTCGCTCTGGAGCCATCTGCCATTGTTGGTGAGGTCTAACTCCAAGGACTCCGTCGAATTCATCCTCCAGACCCTCTGGAAGACACGCAAGACGGGGCTGGACCCCTATGACAGGGAAACCATTAGAGGCGTTCTCCAACTCTCAAACGACGCCGAACTCGACCCG CTATTGGTATGCCTTCGTACCTTGATCCGCAAGTGTGTACATGGAAATTGCAAAAGAGATGAGGTCCAGAATCTTTTCCCTCCTGAAGTCTCACCTGAAATACGAAGATTACTTACCATTTTACTACAGAAGTTTCAGATAGAATGGCAAGAGGATGCACGTGATGACAAG GTTTCTCTGCCTCGTCTGAAGGCCATGTCGTGGAACATGGCCAATCAAAATGATGAGCGTGTAGATCATGCTGCTATCATCAATTTGAAG CTTCAAGACGATACCCAGTCAGTTTCTGGTGAAGTGAATGTCAATTTTCAAATAACAAAAGACACCCTGGAGACAATGTTGAAGTCAATGTATTATATAAGGGACCAGTTGTCAAAT GGTGAGGCATCAAGCAGACAGCTACAGACCAATGGACAGCAGAAAGATGTTTGA